A single window of Salvia splendens isolate huo1 chromosome 8, SspV2, whole genome shotgun sequence DNA harbors:
- the LOC121743387 gene encoding 30S ribosomal protein 3, chloroplastic-like, which translates to MLSTAGVQRCSLVPGKTSQIRIIPKSKNPSICSYRKKPLRISSCSSAIGNEEREKMKMKVVVKAMERPRLVLKFIWMEKNIGIAVDQLIPGGHGTIPVSPYYFWPRKDAWEELKLMMEAKPWISQKQKVILLNQTTDIINLWQQTAHS; encoded by the coding sequence ATGTTATCAACAGCAGGAGTCCAAAGATGCTCACTTGTTCCAGGAAAAACATCTCAAATTCGAATTATCCCCAAATCCAAAAACCCGTCAATTTGTTCATACCGAAAGAAACCCTTAAGGATTTCATCATGTTCCAGTGCAATCGGGAATGAGGAGAgggagaagatgaagatgaaggtggTGGTGAAGGCGATGGAGAGGCCGCGGCTAGTGCTCAAGTTCATCTGGATGGAGAAGAACATCGGAATCGCCGTGGACCAGCTGATTCCCGGCGGCCACGGCACGATTCCGGTGAGCCCCTACTATTTTTGGCCAAGGAAGGATGCGTGGGAGGAGCTAAAGCTCATGATGGAGGCCAAACCCTGGATTTCCCAAAAGCAGAAGGTCATTTTGCTCAATCAAACCACTGATATCATCAATCTGTGGCAGCAAACTGCCCATTCTTGA